From the genome of Pseudomonas yamanorum, one region includes:
- a CDS encoding peptidylprolyl isomerase, translating to MLKKIAFFAGSVLFAANLMAAEPAKAPHVLITTTNGDIEIELDPVKAPISTKNFLAYVDKGFYTNTIFHRVIPGFMVQGGGFTSQMSQKPTEAPIKNEASNGLHNVRGTLSMARTNDPNSATSQFFINVADNAFLDPGRDAGYAVFAKVVKGMDVVDIIVNSQTTTKQGMQNVPIDPVLIKSAKRID from the coding sequence ATGCTGAAAAAAATCGCCTTCTTTGCCGGTTCCGTACTGTTCGCTGCCAACCTGATGGCGGCCGAACCCGCCAAGGCACCTCACGTCTTGATCACCACCACCAATGGCGACATTGAAATCGAACTGGACCCGGTCAAGGCCCCGATCAGTACCAAGAACTTCCTGGCCTATGTCGACAAAGGCTTCTACACCAACACCATTTTTCACCGGGTAATCCCGGGGTTCATGGTGCAGGGCGGTGGGTTCACGTCGCAAATGTCGCAAAAGCCGACCGAAGCACCGATCAAGAACGAAGCCAGCAACGGCCTGCATAACGTGCGCGGCACCCTGTCGATGGCGCGTACCAACGACCCGAACTCCGCCACCAGCCAATTCTTCATCAACGTTGCAGACAATGCCTTCCTCGACCCGGGCCGTGATGCGGGTTACGCGGTATTTGCCAAAGTGGTCAAGGGCATGGACGTGGTCGACATCATCGTCAACTCGCAAACCACCACCAAACAGGGCATGCAGAACGTGCCAATCGATCCTGTCCTGATCAAGTCGGCCAAGCGCATCGACTGA
- a CDS encoding ABC transporter ATP-binding protein → MLYRRFEQLIDIFRDAPSAAPPDKVLPFYIYYLRQVWPCFAALLVVGLIGALIEVALFSYLSRIIDLAQGTPPANFFQIHANELIWMAVVALLLRPIFGALHDLLVHQTISPGMTSLIRWQNHSYVLKQSLNFFQNDFAGRIAQRIMQTGNSLRDSAVAAVDAIWHVAIYAISALVLFAEADWRLMIPLITWIIAYSLALRYFVPRVKERSVISSEARSKLMGRIVDGYTNITTLKLFAHTNYEQNYAKEAIVEQTEKTQLASRVVTSMDIVITTMNGLLIVFTTGLALWLWTQSLISVGAIALATGLVIRIVNMSGWIMWVVNGIFENIGMVQDGLKTIAQPLAVTDRENAPRLEVHHGEVRFDQVDFHYGKKSGIISGLNLDIKPGEKIGLIGPSGAGKSTLVNLLLRLYDLQGGRILIDGQNIAEVAQETLREQIGMITQDTSLLHRSIRDNLLYGKPDATDEELWAAVHKARADEFIPLLSDAEGRTGLDAHVGERGVKLSGGQRQRIAIARVLLKDAPILIMDEATSALDSEVEAAIQESLETLMQGKTVIAIAHRLSTIARMDRLVVLEKGQIAESGSHAELLAQGGLYARLWQHQTGGFVGID, encoded by the coding sequence ATGCTCTATCGTCGTTTTGAACAACTGATCGACATCTTCCGCGACGCTCCCAGCGCGGCCCCTCCCGATAAAGTCCTGCCCTTCTACATCTATTACCTGCGCCAGGTATGGCCGTGCTTTGCCGCCTTGCTGGTGGTGGGCCTGATCGGCGCGCTGATCGAAGTGGCGCTGTTCAGCTACCTGAGCCGCATCATCGACCTGGCTCAGGGCACGCCGCCCGCCAACTTCTTCCAGATCCACGCCAATGAGCTGATCTGGATGGCCGTGGTCGCCCTGCTGCTGCGCCCGATCTTCGGCGCCCTGCATGACCTGTTGGTGCACCAGACCATCAGCCCGGGCATGACCAGCCTGATCCGCTGGCAGAACCACAGCTACGTGCTCAAGCAGAGCCTGAACTTCTTCCAGAACGACTTCGCCGGGCGCATTGCCCAGCGCATCATGCAAACCGGCAACTCCCTGCGCGACTCCGCAGTGGCCGCCGTGGACGCGATCTGGCACGTGGCGATCTACGCCATCAGCGCCCTGGTGCTGTTCGCCGAAGCCGACTGGCGCCTGATGATCCCGCTGATCACCTGGATCATCGCCTACAGCCTGGCCCTGCGGTACTTCGTGCCACGGGTCAAGGAACGCTCGGTGATTTCCTCCGAGGCACGTTCCAAATTGATGGGACGGATTGTCGACGGCTACACCAACATCACCACCTTGAAGCTGTTCGCTCATACGAATTACGAGCAGAACTACGCCAAGGAAGCCATCGTCGAGCAAACCGAGAAAACCCAGCTGGCCAGCCGCGTCGTGACCAGCATGGACATCGTGATCACCACCATGAACGGCCTGTTGATTGTCTTTACCACCGGCCTTGCCCTGTGGCTGTGGACCCAATCCCTGATTTCAGTGGGCGCCATTGCCCTGGCCACCGGACTGGTGATTCGTATCGTGAACATGTCCGGCTGGATCATGTGGGTGGTCAACGGCATTTTCGAAAACATCGGCATGGTTCAGGACGGCCTGAAAACCATCGCCCAACCGCTGGCAGTGACCGACCGCGAGAATGCCCCGCGCCTGGAAGTGCACCATGGCGAGGTGCGGTTCGATCAGGTGGACTTCCACTACGGCAAGAAGAGCGGAATCATCAGCGGTCTGAACCTGGACATTAAACCGGGTGAAAAAATCGGCCTGATCGGTCCGTCCGGCGCGGGTAAATCTACCCTGGTCAACCTGCTGTTGCGCCTGTACGACCTGCAAGGCGGACGCATCCTGATCGACGGCCAGAACATCGCCGAAGTCGCCCAGGAAACCCTGCGCGAACAGATCGGCATGATCACCCAGGACACCTCGCTGCTGCACCGCTCGATCCGCGACAACCTGCTGTATGGCAAGCCGGACGCCACCGATGAAGAGCTTTGGGCCGCGGTGCACAAGGCTCGCGCCGACGAGTTCATCCCGTTACTGTCGGACGCCGAGGGCCGTACCGGCCTGGACGCCCACGTCGGTGAACGCGGGGTCAAACTCTCCGGCGGGCAACGCCAGCGGATCGCTATCGCGCGGGTGCTGCTCAAGGACGCGCCGATCCTGATCATGGACGAAGCCACCTCCGCGCTGGATTCGGAAGTGGAAGCGGCAATCCAGGAAAGCCTGGAAACCCTGATGCAGGGCAAGACGGTAATCGCCATCGCCCACCGGCTTTCCACCATTGCCAGAATGGACAGGCTGGTGGTGCTGGAAAAAGGCCAGATTGCCGAAAGCGGCAGCCATGCCGAATTGCTCGCACAGGGCGGTTTGTATGCGCGATTGTGGCAACACCAGACCGGGGGGTTCGTCGGAATAGACTGA
- the aqpZ gene encoding aquaporin Z produces MSLFKRSVTEGLGTFWLVLGGCGSAVLAASSPVGIGVLGVALAFGLTVLTMAFAIGHISGCHLNPAVSVGLVVGGRFPARELPAYIISQVFGGIVAAALLYFIASGKPGFELASGLASNGYGEHSPGGYSMTAGFVCELVMTAMFVLIILGATDRRVPAGFAPIAIGLALTLIHLISIPVTNTSVNPARSTGPALIVGGWALQQLWMFWLAPILGAVVGGITYRWLGTEKPA; encoded by the coding sequence ATGTCACTGTTCAAGCGTTCCGTTACGGAAGGACTGGGTACGTTTTGGCTGGTGTTGGGTGGCTGCGGCAGTGCGGTACTGGCCGCATCGTCGCCCGTCGGGATCGGGGTGCTCGGTGTGGCCCTGGCGTTCGGGCTCACGGTACTGACCATGGCATTTGCCATCGGGCACATCAGCGGTTGCCACCTAAACCCGGCAGTGTCAGTGGGGCTGGTAGTGGGCGGAAGATTTCCGGCCAGGGAGTTACCGGCGTACATCATCTCTCAGGTATTTGGTGGCATCGTCGCCGCTGCGTTGTTGTACTTCATAGCCAGCGGCAAGCCAGGGTTCGAACTGGCCTCAGGCCTGGCGAGCAACGGCTACGGCGAGCATTCACCCGGTGGTTATTCAATGACGGCAGGCTTTGTGTGTGAGCTGGTGATGACGGCGATGTTCGTGCTGATCATCCTCGGCGCCACCGACCGCCGCGTGCCGGCGGGTTTCGCGCCGATCGCCATCGGCCTCGCGTTGACGCTGATCCACCTGATCTCGATCCCGGTCACCAACACCTCGGTCAACCCGGCGCGCAGTACCGGCCCGGCGCTGATTGTCGGCGGTTGGGCGCTCCAGCAGTTGTGGATGTTCTGGCTGGCGCCGATCCTCGGTGCAGTGGTCGGCGGCATTACCTATCGATGGCTGGGCACGGAAAAACCCGCCTGA
- a CDS encoding GNAT family N-acetyltransferase produces MPLQRLNNLSEIAPDEWNGLVPADQPFLRHAFLSALEDSASIGPHSGWQPEHLLHYEGGRLIAALPSYRKWHSYGEYVFDHGWADACERAGIDYYPKLLTAVPFSPVSGPRLLAARAEDGFELLKSLPGYLEIEGLSSAHINFTDALTDTALAQQPGWLQRLGCQFHWQNRGYRDFQDFLDALSSRKRKQMRKEREQVAGQGIEFEWLQGHELSEAQWDFVYACYANTYAIRRQSPYLTRAFFSLLAERMPEAIRVVLAKQGSRPVAMAFSLIGGDSFYGRYWGCLAEFDRLHFETCFYQGMDYAIAHGLQRFDAGAQGEHKLIRGFEPVITHSWHYLRHPGLKTAVADFLERESVGILAYAEEARAALPYRQG; encoded by the coding sequence ATGCCGTTACAACGTTTGAATAACCTGTCCGAGATTGCGCCCGATGAATGGAATGGGTTGGTCCCCGCTGATCAGCCGTTTCTGCGCCATGCATTCCTCAGTGCCCTGGAAGACAGCGCCAGCATCGGCCCGCACTCCGGGTGGCAGCCGGAGCATTTGCTGCACTATGAAGGTGGCCGGCTGATTGCCGCGTTGCCCAGCTATCGCAAATGGCATTCGTACGGCGAATACGTGTTCGACCACGGCTGGGCCGATGCCTGCGAGCGGGCGGGCATCGACTATTACCCGAAATTGCTGACGGCCGTGCCCTTCAGCCCGGTCAGCGGCCCGCGCCTGTTGGCCGCCCGCGCCGAGGACGGCTTCGAACTGCTTAAAAGCCTGCCCGGTTACCTGGAAATCGAAGGCCTTTCCAGTGCCCATATCAACTTTACCGACGCCCTGACGGATACCGCGCTGGCTCAACAGCCAGGCTGGCTGCAACGCCTGGGCTGCCAGTTTCACTGGCAGAACCGGGGTTACCGTGACTTTCAGGATTTCCTCGATGCCCTGAGTTCACGCAAGCGTAAACAGATGCGCAAAGAGCGCGAACAGGTAGCGGGGCAGGGCATTGAGTTCGAATGGTTGCAAGGCCATGAGTTGAGCGAGGCGCAGTGGGATTTTGTCTACGCCTGTTACGCCAACACCTACGCCATACGCCGACAATCGCCGTACCTGACCCGGGCGTTTTTCAGCCTGCTGGCCGAGCGCATGCCCGAGGCGATTCGCGTGGTGCTGGCCAAGCAAGGTTCACGGCCGGTGGCCATGGCCTTCAGCCTGATCGGCGGCGACAGCTTTTATGGGCGTTACTGGGGCTGCCTGGCCGAGTTCGACCGGCTGCATTTCGAGACGTGTTTCTATCAGGGCATGGACTACGCGATTGCTCATGGCCTGCAGCGCTTTGACGCGGGTGCCCAGGGCGAGCACAAGTTGATTCGCGGGTTTGAGCCGGTGATCACGCATTCCTGGCATTACCTGCGACATCCGGGTTTGAAGACCGCGGTGGCGGATTTCCTGGAGCGCGAAAGCGTGGGGATCCTGGCGTATGCCGAGGAGGCGAGGGCAGCCCTGCCTTACCGGCAGGGCTGA
- a CDS encoding OprO/OprP family phosphate-selective porin, with the protein MIRKHFAGFAASALALAVTAQAFAGTVTTDGADIVVKTKGGLEVATTDQNFSFKLGGRLQADYGTFDGFYTKNGDSADAAYFRRAYIEFGGTVYKDWKYQVNYDLSHNSGNADDGYFDEASLSYAGFKPVVIRAGRFDEDFGLEKATSSKWVTGIDRNAAYEVADWIHSHANGMGIQASSVVGDMAYLSASVSSKDINDKNGKGVKQFNARAVFAPMHDTGNVLHLGLDYAVRDLKDTAFDSRIRPRLGVRGVSTNGGNDAGANGNRATFGGGVGLDSGSLTANDAYDTDTVFGGEFAFARGPLSLQGEYLNRKLKADSSAYQDVKASGFYGQVAYTLTGESRVYKLDGAKFDTIKPENKQYGAWEVFYRYDNITVDDKNVVRNTATREVGDAKANLNIIGVNWYANEAVKISANYIKAKTDKIVNAAGDDSGDAIVARVQYVF; encoded by the coding sequence ATGATCCGTAAGCACTTCGCCGGTTTCGCGGCCAGCGCCTTGGCCCTGGCTGTCACCGCCCAGGCTTTCGCCGGTACTGTCACTACTGACGGCGCCGATATCGTTGTCAAAACCAAGGGCGGCCTTGAGGTTGCAACCACCGACCAGAATTTCAGCTTCAAGCTGGGTGGTCGTTTGCAGGCCGATTACGGTACGTTTGATGGCTTTTACACCAAGAATGGTGACTCGGCTGACGCGGCCTATTTCCGCCGTGCCTACATCGAGTTCGGCGGCACCGTCTACAAGGACTGGAAGTACCAGGTCAACTACGACCTGTCCCACAACTCCGGCAACGCCGATGATGGTTACTTCGACGAAGCGTCCCTGTCCTACGCCGGCTTCAAGCCTGTCGTGATCCGTGCCGGCCGCTTCGACGAAGACTTCGGCCTGGAAAAAGCCACCAGCTCCAAGTGGGTGACCGGCATCGACCGCAACGCGGCGTATGAAGTCGCTGACTGGATTCACTCCCACGCCAACGGCATGGGTATCCAGGCCAGTTCGGTCGTCGGTGACATGGCTTACCTGTCGGCCAGCGTTTCTTCCAAGGACATCAACGACAAGAACGGCAAAGGCGTGAAGCAATTCAACGCCCGTGCGGTGTTCGCACCGATGCATGACACCGGCAACGTGCTGCACCTGGGCCTGGATTACGCGGTACGTGACCTGAAAGACACGGCCTTCGACTCGCGTATTCGTCCACGTCTTGGGGTTCGTGGCGTTTCCACCAACGGCGGCAACGATGCCGGTGCCAACGGCAACCGAGCGACCTTTGGTGGCGGTGTGGGCCTGGATTCCGGCAGCCTGACGGCGAACGACGCCTACGACACCGACACCGTGTTCGGCGGCGAATTTGCATTCGCCCGTGGTCCGTTGTCCCTGCAGGGCGAATACCTGAACCGCAAGCTGAAGGCCGACAGCAGTGCCTATCAGGACGTGAAAGCCAGCGGCTTCTACGGCCAGGTGGCGTACACCCTGACCGGCGAATCCCGTGTCTACAAACTCGACGGGGCCAAGTTCGACACCATCAAGCCCGAGAACAAGCAGTACGGCGCGTGGGAAGTGTTCTACCGCTACGACAACATCACCGTGGATGACAAAAACGTGGTGCGCAACACCGCCACTCGGGAAGTGGGCGATGCCAAGGCCAACCTGAACATCATTGGGGTGAACTGGTACGCCAACGAAGCGGTGAAAATCTCTGCCAACTACATCAAGGCCAAGACCGACAAAATCGTCAACGCCGCCGGTGACGACAGCGGTGACGCCATCGTGGCCCGCGTGCAGTACGTGTTCTAA
- a CDS encoding anti-sigma factor family protein, translating to MLTCKEQVARSSDYLDGQLTFRERLLVRHHLMFCPNCRRFIRQMRLMQATLKILPEPPIDDVDALAERLAAERSRDQ from the coding sequence ATGTTGACCTGTAAAGAACAAGTGGCGCGTTCCAGTGACTATCTCGATGGGCAACTGACCTTTCGCGAACGTCTGCTGGTGCGTCATCACCTGATGTTCTGCCCCAACTGCCGGCGCTTTATCCGGCAGATGCGCTTGATGCAGGCGACCCTGAAGATCCTGCCCGAGCCGCCCATCGACGATGTTGATGCGTTGGCCGAACGCCTGGCCGCCGAGCGTTCCCGCGACCAGTAA
- a CDS encoding RNA polymerase sigma factor: protein MAAADDAHLLERLLKGEQRAYKELVTTYQSAMRAVAYAIVGQRHADEVVQDAWLSVVRNLAKFEGRSSLKTWLLTITANSAKGRYKQNRREVLLDDLPSPHGTIGDDRFVPDDGHWAVAPFAWHQDTPEALLTEDELRKCLEHTLASLSELQSSVLLLRERQGLELEEICNLLTLSLSNVRVLLHRARLKVFATVEHFEETGEC, encoded by the coding sequence ATGGCAGCAGCGGACGACGCGCACCTGCTTGAACGATTGCTCAAGGGTGAGCAGCGGGCCTACAAGGAGTTGGTCACCACCTACCAGAGCGCGATGCGTGCCGTGGCCTATGCCATCGTTGGCCAGCGCCATGCCGATGAGGTGGTCCAGGACGCCTGGCTGTCGGTGGTGCGCAACCTGGCGAAGTTCGAGGGGCGCTCCAGCCTCAAGACCTGGCTGCTGACCATCACGGCCAACTCGGCCAAAGGCCGCTACAAGCAGAATCGCCGGGAAGTGCTGCTCGATGACCTGCCATCGCCCCACGGCACCATCGGCGATGACCGCTTTGTGCCTGACGATGGCCACTGGGCCGTCGCGCCGTTTGCCTGGCATCAGGACACTCCCGAAGCGCTGCTCACCGAAGACGAGCTGCGCAAATGCCTGGAACACACGCTGGCCAGTCTTTCCGAGCTGCAAAGCAGCGTACTGCTGCTGCGCGAACGTCAGGGGCTGGAGTTGGAGGAGATTTGTAATCTTCTGACACTATCGCTCTCCAATGTTCGTGTGCTGCTGCATCGAGCACGGCTTAAAGTCTTCGCCACGGTGGAGCATTTTGAGGAAACCGGCGAATGTTGA
- a CDS encoding beta-ketoacyl-ACP synthase III — MHNVVISGTGLYTPANSISNEELVQSFNAYVQQFNLDNAAAIERGDVEPLTESSAAFIEKASGIKSRFVMDKAGILDPQRMAPRLPERSNDEWSILCQMAVSAAEQALQRAGKTAADIDGVIVACSNLQRAYPAIAIEVQEALGIQGFGFDMNVACSSATFGIQNAANSIQLGQARAILMVNPEICTGHLNFRDRDSHFIFGDAATAVILERADLATSEHQFDVVSTKLLTKFSNNIRNNFGFLNRAAEEGIGAPDKLFVQEGRKVFRDVCPMVAELIGKHLSENQLNVGDVKRFWLHQANLSMNHLIVKKLLGREASVEEAPVILDTYANTSSAGSVIAFHTYQDDLPKGAVAVLSSFGAGYSIGSVILRKR; from the coding sequence GTGCATAACGTCGTCATCAGCGGCACAGGCCTGTACACCCCGGCCAACAGCATCTCCAACGAAGAGCTGGTGCAGTCTTTCAATGCTTACGTGCAACAGTTCAACCTGGATAACGCCGCAGCCATCGAACGCGGTGACGTCGAGCCGCTGACCGAATCCAGCGCCGCCTTCATCGAAAAGGCCTCGGGCATCAAGAGCCGCTTTGTCATGGACAAGGCCGGCATTCTCGACCCACAGCGCATGGCGCCACGCCTGCCTGAGCGCTCCAACGACGAGTGGTCGATCCTCTGCCAGATGGCCGTCAGTGCTGCCGAGCAAGCCTTGCAGCGCGCCGGCAAGACCGCCGCCGACATCGATGGTGTGATCGTCGCCTGTTCCAACCTGCAGCGGGCGTATCCAGCGATTGCCATTGAAGTCCAGGAAGCGCTGGGTATCCAGGGTTTCGGCTTTGACATGAACGTGGCCTGTTCCTCGGCGACCTTCGGCATCCAGAATGCCGCCAACAGCATCCAGCTGGGCCAGGCCCGGGCGATCCTGATGGTCAACCCGGAGATCTGCACCGGCCACCTGAACTTCCGTGACCGCGACAGCCATTTCATCTTTGGCGATGCCGCCACCGCCGTGATTCTCGAGCGGGCCGACCTGGCCACTTCCGAGCACCAGTTCGACGTGGTGAGCACCAAGCTGCTGACCAAGTTCTCCAACAACATCCGCAACAACTTCGGTTTCCTCAACCGCGCGGCGGAAGAGGGCATCGGTGCCCCCGACAAGCTGTTCGTGCAGGAAGGCCGCAAAGTCTTCCGTGATGTCTGCCCGATGGTCGCCGAGTTGATCGGCAAGCACCTGTCGGAAAACCAGCTGAATGTCGGCGACGTGAAGCGCTTCTGGCTGCATCAGGCCAACCTCAGCATGAACCACCTGATCGTCAAGAAACTGCTGGGCCGTGAGGCTTCGGTGGAAGAAGCGCCGGTGATCCTCGATACTTACGCCAACACCAGCTCCGCGGGTTCGGTGATTGCGTTTCACACCTACCAGGACGACTTGCCCAAGGGCGCTGTGGCCGTGCTCAGCTCGTTTGGCGCCGGGTATTCGATCGGTAGCGTGATTCTGCGCAAACGCTGA